A window of Argopecten irradians isolate NY chromosome 1, Ai_NY, whole genome shotgun sequence contains these coding sequences:
- the LOC138309475 gene encoding alkaline phosphatase-like: MNRWISLVNLLTLCTITGCTNWKQLAQHELEEALNRKQNTNKARNVILFIGDGMGVSTVTAARILRGQTQGATGEETVLEFEKFPNVGLSKTYSNDKQTTGSASTATAMMCGEKTNYRLIGLNDRAVARDCPSQFGNEIPCVFDWFREDGRSVGAVTTSRITHATPACAYAKSATRDWEGDSEMIDVTGGCMDIASQLVYNNSYAKVMLGGGRRYFLPRGHQDPEISRDTEGHHASLQRLDGIDLTKVWKEKHKDSEAEYVWNKSQFDAIDASKTDYLLGLFEPGHMQHELDRDNGTQGEPSLAEMTRKAIQILQKDEKGFFLMVEEGRIDHAHHDNNAKRSLYSVLALEDAVKVAMEMTDERETLIIVTADHSHVFNIAGYTNRGNDIFGVVNNIGKSIAEDGIPFTTLLYGNGVSYDWGKRVNVSAIDTTDKDYLQVAAAPRGSETHGGEDVAIYARGPMSHLIHGVHEQHYIAHVMTYAACVANNKYRCEDKSFDEYSNASCSSYSVINILVGGILIALKLIQL; this comes from the exons ATGAATCGTTGGATAAGCCTAGTGAATCTTCTTACACTTTGTACTATAACAG GCTGCACAAACTGGAAACAGCTTGCACAACATGAACTTGAAGAGGCGTTAAACCGGAAACAGAACACCAACAAGGCACGGAATGTGATTTTGTTTATAGGGGACGGAATGGGCGTGTCTACTGTAACGGCGGCTAGAATCCTGAGGGGCCAAACACAGGGGGCCACGGGCGAAGAAACCGTTCTCGAGTTCGAAAAATTCCCTAATGTTGGATTATCAAAG acCTACTCAAATGACAAGCAGACGACAGGATCGGCATCCACTGCTACAGCCATGATGTGCGGAGAAAAAACAAACTATCGTCTGATTGGTCTAAATGATCGTGCCGTTGCTAGGGACTGTCCGTCACAGTTCGGCAATGAGATCCCGTGTGTCTTTGATTGGTTTCGAGAGGACG GTCGTTCAGTAGGCGCGGTCACGACATCACGTATCACACATGCCACGCCCGCGTGCGCGTACGCAAAATCAGCGACGCGTGACTGGGAGGGAGATTCTGAAATGATAGACGTTACGGGAGGTTGTATGGACATTGCTTCTCAACTCGTATACAATAACAGTTATGCAAAG GTGATGTTAGGAGGAGGAAGGCGGTATTTCCTGCCCAGAGGTCACCAAGATCCCGAAATTAGCCGAGATACGGAAGGGCACCACGCTAGCTTACAACGGTTAGATGGTATCGATCTCACCAAG GTTTGGAAAGAGAAGCACAAAGATTCAGAGGCCGAATATGTGTGGAACAAGTCTCAATTTGATGCTATCGACGCTTCCAAGACGGATTATTTACTTG GATTATTTGAGCCGGGACACATGCAGCACGAGTTAGACAGAGACAATGGTACACAAGGAGAACCTTCACTGGCAGAGATGACGCGAAAGGCAATTCAAATTCTTCAGAAGGACGAAAAGGGGTTCTTTTTAATGGTGGAAG AGGGGAGGATCGACCATGCTCACCATGACAACAACGCTAAGAGGTCGCTGTATTCGGTGCTAGCTTTAGAGGACGCCGTTAAGGTTGCTATGGAGATGACAGATGAACGTGAAACTCTAATCATAGTAACGGCCGATCATTCTCACGTCTTCAATATCGCCGGCTACACAAATAGGGGCAATGATATATTTG GTGTTGTGAATAACATTGGTAAATCCATAGCCGAGGACGGTATACCGTTTACCACTCTACTCTACGGTAATGGGGTCAGCTATGACTGGGGGAAAAGGGTCAATGTGTCAGCTATCGACACTA CTGATAAAGATTACCTCCAGGTGGCAGCAGCTCCGAGAGGATCCGAGACTCATGGCGGAGAGGACGTGGCCATCTACGCACGCGGGCCGATGTCACATCTTATACACGGCGTGCACGAGCAGCATTACATAGCGCACGTGATGACATATGCCGCTTGTGTCGCGAACAACAAATATAGATGTGAAGATAAATCCTTTGACGAATACAGCAATGCATCATGTAGTTCCTACTCTGTGATAAATATACTTGTCGGAGGTATTCTTATAGCACTGAAACTGATACAGTTGTGA